Proteins from a single region of Paenibacillus sp. BIHB 4019:
- a CDS encoding iron ABC transporter permease yields the protein MQSSLFKNYVWLGMGLALALLGMLVLAPLLIVFGTSLYTDQKLDLLAPLQIIRQSELSEVLFNSIWLGLCVIAATTVLAFPLAWIMAKTPLRRHKWLDIVLLIPFMTPPYIGSMGWMLFMQTNGYMEQFIPASKAITPAFFSFGGMVAIMSLHLFPFLYLLLRNALLQIGGSMEEAAAVHGGGFLYRLRRIVLPLLLSSYVMGSLLIFVKTIAEFGTPATFGRKIGFYVMTSEIHKYISSWPIDFGKATSLASVLLAACLVMWYIQSTISSRYSYRLVGGKGAIKQTATMSRWGRILCSLYIGVLLLASIGIPYFSIITASLLKLRGVGLAWDNLTLQHYVELLTPGSSSLNALLNSFGLSIVASTIAVVLGTWFALTVQRSRTPGQKLVDLFSLLPNTVPGIVIVVGLILLWNAKWMPIPLYNTYGMVVLTYVILFLPYTVQYVKASYGQIDPMLLQAGQVFGGRRLYVLRRILLPLLLPGMLAGWMMTFTISNRELVASLLVLPPSMKTSATYIFAQFEQGEVSMGMAMAVISVGITTVLLLAMNVFSSQQKVE from the coding sequence ATGCAATCCTCTTTATTTAAAAACTATGTTTGGCTCGGCATGGGGCTGGCGCTGGCGCTTCTCGGCATGCTGGTGCTCGCGCCGCTGCTGATCGTATTCGGCACGAGCTTATATACGGACCAGAAGCTGGATTTGCTTGCTCCGCTGCAAATCATTAGGCAAAGCGAGCTTAGCGAGGTGCTGTTCAATTCGATTTGGCTTGGACTTTGCGTCATCGCGGCTACGACGGTGCTTGCTTTCCCGCTCGCTTGGATCATGGCGAAGACGCCGCTGCGCCGCCACAAGTGGCTGGATATCGTGCTGCTTATCCCCTTCATGACGCCGCCTTACATCGGGTCAATGGGCTGGATGCTGTTCATGCAGACGAATGGCTACATGGAGCAGTTCATTCCGGCATCTAAGGCGATCACGCCTGCCTTCTTCAGTTTTGGCGGCATGGTGGCGATTATGAGCCTGCATTTATTTCCGTTTCTGTATTTGCTGCTGCGCAATGCGCTTCTGCAAATCGGCGGCAGCATGGAGGAAGCTGCGGCGGTGCATGGCGGCGGCTTCCTATACCGCCTGCGGCGCATCGTGCTGCCGCTGCTGCTGTCCAGCTACGTCATGGGCAGCCTGCTCATTTTTGTAAAAACGATTGCCGAGTTCGGCACGCCCGCCACCTTCGGGCGCAAAATCGGCTTTTACGTTATGACCTCGGAAATCCATAAATATATTTCCAGCTGGCCGATTGATTTTGGCAAGGCGACTTCTCTCGCTTCGGTGCTGCTCGCGGCTTGTCTTGTGATGTGGTATATCCAAAGCACGATAAGCAGCCGCTATTCGTATCGCTTAGTCGGCGGCAAGGGCGCTATCAAGCAGACAGCGACGATGAGCCGCTGGGGCCGGATATTGTGCTCGCTGTACATTGGGGTACTGCTCCTTGCCTCTATCGGTATTCCGTATTTTTCGATTATTACGGCATCGCTCTTGAAGCTGCGCGGCGTAGGCCTCGCATGGGACAATTTGACGCTTCAGCATTATGTGGAGCTGCTTACGCCGGGGTCTTCGAGTCTGAATGCGCTGCTTAACAGCTTCGGCCTGTCGATTGTCGCCTCCACGATTGCCGTCGTGCTGGGCACATGGTTCGCCTTGACGGTGCAGCGCTCGCGTACGCCGGGGCAGAAGCTGGTCGATTTATTCAGCTTGCTGCCGAATACAGTACCTGGCATTGTTATCGTCGTAGGGCTGATTTTGTTATGGAATGCGAAGTGGATGCCGATTCCGCTTTACAATACGTATGGCATGGTCGTACTGACGTATGTTATTTTGTTCCTGCCTTATACTGTGCAATATGTGAAAGCAAGCTACGGGCAAATCGACCCGATGCTGCTGCAGGCGGGACAAGTGTTTGGCGGACGCAGGCTTTATGTGCTGCGGCGGATTTTGCTGCCGCTGCTGCTGCCCGGCATGCTGGCGGGCTGGATGATGACGTTCACGATATCCAATCGGGAGCTGGTGGCGTCGCTGCTCGTCCTGCCGCCGTCGATGAAAACGTCGGCGACGTATATTTTTGCCCAGTTTGAGCAGGGAGAGGTGTCGATGGGGATGGCAATGGCCGTCATCTCGGTTGGCATCACGACGGTGCTGCTGCTGGCGATGAATGTTTTTAGCTCACAACAGAAAGTGGAATAG
- a CDS encoding MBL fold metallo-hydrolase yields MMQLTIWGGAGEHGRSSYLLQYKDEAVLLDCGGKKEGGGQYPLIRPEVIPQLKAVFLSHAHEDHSMALPLLYKHGYEGEVWTSRVTEQQLPGYFQAWRRYARSQAAELPYTDEHIAAIRYAYLEERSIAAEWSSVFPGLRIKWGRSGHLPGAVWLALDWHGKLVYFSGDYTAESGLLAADEPLLSAIGEGGEGADAARRPISETRRIADLAIIDAAYGANPDSQAVRLAELERATEEVLRAQGSVLFPVPTSGRGQELLVWASERFPEAQLIVERALMEPLRQLAALPEWLGGGALARMEPLLASGRLTIVANEEERLRALARKGSSLIFTNDGMMQSEVARWYYEQLSGAARHAVLLTGHLAAGSYGEMALRSSEDSGGSSGDRASDFPIPVQHIRYKVHQGLPDVRQMMKRVPSRSVVLAHAVKPRTDQLLEVLEEEGYEGVYSLSPGDRLIF; encoded by the coding sequence ATGATGCAACTGACCATTTGGGGTGGAGCGGGCGAACACGGCCGCTCCAGCTATTTGCTGCAATATAAAGACGAAGCGGTTTTGCTGGACTGCGGCGGGAAAAAAGAAGGCGGAGGACAATATCCGCTCATTCGTCCGGAAGTGATTCCGCAGCTTAAAGCGGTATTTTTATCGCATGCGCATGAGGATCATTCCATGGCGCTGCCGCTGCTGTATAAGCACGGTTATGAAGGTGAAGTATGGACGAGCCGCGTGACGGAGCAGCAGCTTCCGGGCTATTTTCAGGCATGGCGCCGTTATGCCCGCTCGCAGGCTGCCGAGCTCCCCTATACGGATGAGCATATTGCGGCCATCCGCTATGCCTATTTAGAGGAGCGATCCATCGCGGCTGAATGGAGCAGCGTGTTCCCCGGGCTGCGCATAAAATGGGGCCGCAGCGGGCATTTGCCAGGCGCCGTTTGGCTGGCGCTCGATTGGCATGGCAAGCTGGTTTATTTCTCAGGCGATTACACGGCTGAATCGGGCCTGCTTGCGGCAGACGAGCCGCTGCTGTCAGCGATTGGCGAGGGCGGCGAAGGAGCGGATGCCGCCCGCCGCCCGATTTCTGAGACAAGGCGCATCGCCGATCTTGCGATCATCGATGCGGCTTACGGGGCGAACCCGGATTCGCAGGCGGTTCGGCTGGCGGAGCTGGAGCGGGCGACCGAGGAGGTACTGCGGGCGCAGGGCTCGGTGCTGTTTCCTGTGCCGACGAGCGGGAGAGGGCAGGAGCTGTTGGTATGGGCGAGCGAGCGCTTCCCAGAGGCGCAGCTTATAGTGGAGCGGGCGCTAATGGAGCCGCTCCGCCAGCTGGCTGCGCTGCCGGAATGGCTGGGCGGCGGAGCGCTGGCCCGTATGGAGCCGCTGCTGGCGAGTGGCAGGCTTACGATTGTCGCAAATGAAGAGGAGCGGCTAAGGGCGCTTGCTCGCAAGGGCAGCTCCCTGATTTTTACGAATGATGGCATGATGCAGTCTGAAGTTGCCCGGTGGTATTATGAGCAGCTTTCGGGCGCCGCCCGCCATGCCGTATTGCTGACCGGACATCTGGCCGCAGGCTCTTATGGCGAAATGGCGCTGCGAAGCAGCGAGGACAGTGGCGGCAGCAGCGGGGACCGCGCCTCTGACTTCCCAATTCCAGTACAGCATATCCGCTATAAGGTGCATCAAGGCTTGCCGGATGTCAGGCAAATGATGAAGCGGGTACCAAGCCGCTCTGTCGTGCTGGCGCATGCCGTTAAGCCAAGAACCGATCAATTGCTTGAAGTGTTGGAGGAAGAGGGCTATGAGGGCGTGTATTCGCTGAGCCCGGGTGACCGGTTGATTTTTTAA
- a CDS encoding TetR/AcrR family transcriptional regulator encodes MAEKQERVPRATAERLKQAALTVFTEFGYEGTCMSDIAKAVQIKTPSIYAHFASKEQLFLELCGDVMAEEGMLFDALIGQSQGKPVIERMREVYDFFTDFPHLTAGQWFLKRMMIVPPKHLQQQFRIDFLAHEHRIDAAVGALIVEGQQSGIFSKQEVDHMIAVFYTLLDGLLVANQIYEQSVFVSRKQVVWEMLMKSWTTA; translated from the coding sequence ATGGCGGAAAAACAGGAGCGTGTGCCGCGAGCTACGGCAGAACGCCTGAAGCAGGCGGCGCTGACGGTGTTCACGGAATTTGGCTATGAAGGAACGTGCATGTCTGATATTGCCAAGGCGGTCCAGATTAAGACACCTTCTATATATGCTCATTTTGCGTCAAAGGAGCAGCTGTTTTTAGAGCTTTGCGGCGACGTGATGGCCGAAGAGGGCATGTTGTTTGATGCGCTTATTGGGCAGTCGCAAGGCAAGCCTGTTATCGAGCGGATGCGCGAGGTGTATGATTTTTTCACTGATTTCCCGCATTTGACGGCCGGGCAGTGGTTTTTGAAACGCATGATGATAGTGCCACCAAAACATTTGCAGCAGCAGTTCCGGATTGATTTTTTGGCGCATGAACATCGGATAGATGCGGCAGTAGGTGCGCTAATCGTGGAGGGGCAGCAGTCGGGCATCTTTTCTAAGCAGGAAGTGGATCATATGATTGCGGTTTTTTATACGCTGCTTGATGGCTTGCTGGTTGCCAACCAGATTTATGAGCAGTCGGTATTTGTTTCACGCAAGCAAGTCGTTTGGGAAATGCTAATGAAGAGCTGGACGACAGCTTAA
- a CDS encoding multidrug efflux SMR transporter, giving the protein MMKAWLYVIFGGIFEVFWTFGLKYSKGFTDPLVSVITVILIIISFVLFARSMQLLEIGTAYAVFTGIGTAGTVVFGILVLGESADIKRLLLVGTLIIGIIGLKLVSSEKPKEEQAADAGIEQSAQAAQVVQGRGGK; this is encoded by the coding sequence ATGATGAAGGCTTGGCTTTATGTCATTTTCGGGGGCATATTTGAAGTGTTTTGGACCTTCGGTCTTAAATATTCGAAAGGATTTACAGACCCGCTAGTGAGCGTCATTACTGTTATTTTGATTATTATCAGCTTTGTGCTGTTCGCCCGTTCGATGCAATTGCTGGAAATCGGCACAGCTTATGCGGTATTTACTGGAATAGGTACGGCTGGTACGGTCGTATTCGGCATTTTGGTATTAGGCGAGTCTGCGGATATTAAACGCCTGCTGCTGGTCGGAACGCTGATTATCGGCATTATCGGGCTTAAGCTCGTATCCAGTGAGAAGCCAAAGGAAGAGCAGGCGGCAGATGCAGGGATCGAGCAGAGTGCGCAAGCGGCACAGGTCGTGCAGGGAAGGGGCGGAAAATAA
- a CDS encoding multidrug efflux SMR transporter, with protein MAWIFLIISGLGEVGGVTFMKLSDGFKRWRGTVGAIVFGFISFYFLSRSLQDIPISTAYGIWTGIGSVGSVILGMIFFKESRDWRKIFFVLMIIGSVIGLKMVG; from the coding sequence ATGGCATGGATCTTTTTAATTATTTCCGGCCTTGGCGAGGTCGGCGGCGTAACATTCATGAAGCTGTCGGACGGCTTTAAACGCTGGAGAGGGACGGTCGGAGCCATTGTTTTCGGCTTCATCAGCTTCTACTTTCTGTCGCGGTCGCTTCAGGACATTCCAATCAGTACCGCTTACGGCATTTGGACGGGAATCGGCTCGGTCGGCAGCGTTATTCTGGGGATGATTTTTTTCAAAGAATCGCGCGACTGGCGTAAAATCTTCTTCGTCCTCATGATTATTGGAAGCGTCATTGGTCTCAAAATGGTAGGCTAA
- a CDS encoding serine/threonine protein kinase, translating to MEVKRLEKWIEMTERTLLEEVRLQSVNHGEPIQVDVLPEGWELLGAGNYAGVFVHQGAQDIAVKVYAPGREGWEAEREVYRRLGDHPAYSTCYHASTSNGLEYLMLRRLEGKTLYKCVLEGVIIEDRIIAEIDAALDYAREQGLFPHDVHGKNVMVSSDDRGLVVDVSDFLKEEPCMMWDDLKKAYNRIYMPFLSKHSMPVPEWVMNGVRKGYRWVRASSR from the coding sequence ATGGAAGTGAAACGGCTGGAGAAATGGATTGAGATGACAGAACGAACGCTGCTTGAAGAAGTGAGGCTCCAAAGCGTTAACCATGGCGAGCCCATTCAAGTGGATGTTTTGCCGGAAGGCTGGGAGCTGCTTGGAGCGGGCAATTACGCTGGCGTATTCGTCCATCAAGGTGCGCAGGATATAGCGGTGAAGGTGTATGCGCCGGGCAGAGAAGGCTGGGAAGCGGAGCGGGAAGTTTATCGCCGTTTGGGCGATCATCCTGCATATTCGACCTGCTACCATGCTTCCACAAGCAATGGGCTGGAATATTTGATGCTGCGCAGGCTTGAAGGGAAGACGCTGTACAAGTGTGTGCTGGAGGGTGTGATCATTGAGGATCGCATTATCGCGGAAATTGATGCTGCTTTGGATTACGCTCGTGAGCAGGGACTGTTTCCACATGATGTTCATGGCAAAAATGTCATGGTATCCAGCGATGACCGCGGCCTTGTCGTGGATGTATCCGATTTTCTTAAAGAAGAGCCTTGCATGATGTGGGATGATTTGAAAAAAGCGTACAACCGGATTTATATGCCGTTTCTATCCAAGCATTCCATGCCCGTGCCTGAGTGGGTCATGAATGGTGTGCGCAAAGGCTATCGCTGGGTGCGTGCTTCATCCAGATAG
- a CDS encoding GntR family transcriptional regulator, producing MEGMNALKPRYEQMYLMLREKIQIGDYTVGDRIPSEKELMEEFSVSRITSKKALDMLVQDGYIMRQPGRGSFVIEHAIQEQGEALPAQDQAAQAVASVRTQQIVLGLIMEDFSDSYGKEMLSEMERTAQALGVYLMLRISFSQPDVEEKAIQMLRQYGVDGLIIYPTRGQNFSPEILKLVIDKFPHVLVDRYLKWTDTTAISSDNVEAARMGVQHLFNYGHRHIGLLASRVTDNVAIEERIEGFVQAHAEGGILLDRSSWLTDMNWTSNDNSSSHLIDKYVKIIQQMLREHPRITALFAMEYELALIAKEAVEKMGLQLPQQISIICFDSPQSTSALYPFTHLEQNEKEIGRLAVNNVLELIQGATLPSKISLQVKLVQGKSTGPAPQ from the coding sequence ATGGAAGGCATGAACGCTTTAAAGCCTAGATATGAACAAATGTATCTTATGCTGCGCGAAAAGATCCAAATCGGAGATTATACGGTCGGTGACCGCATCCCTTCGGAGAAGGAGCTGATGGAGGAATTTTCCGTCAGCCGGATTACCTCCAAGAAAGCACTGGATATGCTCGTTCAAGACGGCTATATTATGCGTCAGCCGGGCCGCGGCTCGTTCGTCATCGAGCATGCAATTCAGGAGCAGGGCGAAGCTCTGCCTGCACAAGACCAGGCCGCTCAGGCAGTTGCTTCAGTGCGCACACAGCAGATTGTATTAGGGCTCATCATGGAGGATTTCAGCGACAGCTACGGCAAGGAAATGCTGTCGGAGATGGAGCGGACGGCGCAGGCGCTCGGCGTTTATTTGATGCTGCGCATCTCTTTTTCCCAGCCCGATGTAGAAGAGAAGGCGATTCAGATGCTGCGCCAATACGGCGTAGATGGCCTGATTATTTATCCGACACGCGGTCAAAACTTCAGCCCGGAAATTTTAAAGCTGGTCATCGACAAATTCCCGCATGTGCTGGTAGATCGTTATTTGAAATGGACGGATACAACGGCAATCAGCTCAGACAACGTAGAAGCGGCGCGGATGGGTGTCCAGCATTTATTCAACTATGGCCATCGCCATATTGGACTGCTTGCTTCGCGGGTGACGGACAATGTGGCCATTGAGGAACGGATTGAAGGGTTTGTGCAGGCGCATGCTGAAGGCGGCATTTTGCTGGACCGCTCGTCCTGGCTGACCGATATGAACTGGACGTCCAATGACAATTCCAGCAGCCACCTCATCGACAAATATGTAAAAATCATTCAGCAGATGCTGCGCGAGCACCCGCGGATTACCGCATTGTTTGCAATGGAATATGAGCTGGCGCTCATAGCGAAGGAAGCGGTAGAGAAGATGGGCCTGCAACTTCCGCAGCAAATTTCGATTATTTGCTTTGACAGTCCGCAGAGCACGTCGGCGCTGTATCCGTTCACGCATTTGGAGCAGAACGAGAAAGAAATTGGCCGCCTCGCTGTCAATAATGTGCTGGAACTGATTCAGGGCGCTACGCTTCCTAGCAAAATATCGCTGCAAGTAAAGCTTGTCCAAGGCAAATCGACAGGGCCAGCCCCCCAATAG
- a CDS encoding glycoside hydrolase family 125 protein: MTEVMETLPTSVQSLIQEVEGKLGSRTKLARMFANCFSNTLTTTLKPQPDGAIFVITGDIPAMWLRDSAAQVRPYLILANEDAEMARLIEGVVKRQIQHILQDPYANAFNEHANSKGHQNDLTEMTPWLWERKYEIDSLCYPIQLAYLLWKTTGTTAHFDEAFTEACFSILRVWRTEQNHDGQSSYRFQRTDCPQSDTLLNEGKGTPSAVTGMTWSGFRPSDDACDYGYLIPSNMFAIVVLDYMAEIAVEVLDNQELAKQAAALRQEIQAGIEQYATVEHEQFGKIFAYETDGLGAYNLMDDANVPSLLSLPYLGCCKLDDPIYLNTRRFVLSEGNPYYFTGTAAQGIGSPHTPENYIWHISLAMQALTSQDEAEVERLLNVLESTDAGTDFLHEGFHKDDPSEYTREWFSWANALFSELILTYCGFKVPSSMNARSI, from the coding sequence ATGACTGAAGTAATGGAAACGCTGCCGACATCGGTGCAGTCGTTGATCCAGGAAGTAGAAGGGAAGCTCGGTTCGCGTACGAAGCTGGCCCGGATGTTTGCAAACTGTTTCTCCAATACGTTGACGACGACGTTGAAGCCTCAGCCGGACGGTGCTATTTTCGTCATTACGGGTGATATTCCAGCGATGTGGCTGCGGGATTCGGCAGCTCAGGTTCGTCCGTACTTAATTTTAGCGAACGAAGATGCAGAGATGGCGCGCTTAATTGAAGGCGTTGTCAAACGGCAAATTCAACATATATTGCAGGACCCTTATGCGAATGCGTTTAATGAACATGCCAACAGCAAGGGGCATCAGAACGATTTAACGGAAATGACGCCTTGGCTATGGGAGCGCAAGTATGAAATTGACTCGCTCTGCTATCCGATCCAGCTTGCTTATCTGCTGTGGAAGACAACGGGAACTACAGCGCATTTTGATGAGGCGTTCACTGAAGCCTGCTTCAGCATTTTGCGGGTGTGGAGAACGGAGCAGAACCACGATGGGCAGTCGAGCTACCGTTTCCAAAGAACGGATTGTCCGCAGTCGGATACGCTGCTGAATGAAGGCAAAGGAACGCCAAGCGCAGTAACGGGCATGACCTGGTCAGGCTTCCGCCCAAGTGACGATGCTTGCGACTACGGTTATCTCATTCCATCGAACATGTTTGCTATCGTCGTACTGGATTATATGGCTGAAATTGCGGTTGAAGTGCTTGACAATCAAGAGCTCGCGAAGCAAGCGGCTGCTCTCCGTCAGGAAATTCAAGCGGGCATTGAGCAGTATGCGACAGTCGAGCATGAGCAGTTCGGCAAAATTTTCGCTTATGAGACAGATGGCCTTGGCGCTTACAATTTGATGGACGATGCGAATGTGCCAAGCTTGCTGTCCTTGCCGTACCTTGGCTGCTGCAAGCTGGATGATCCTATTTATTTGAACACAAGACGCTTCGTGCTGAGTGAGGGGAATCCCTATTACTTCACAGGTACGGCGGCGCAAGGAATTGGCAGCCCTCATACTCCGGAAAACTATATCTGGCACATTTCGCTTGCTATGCAAGCGCTGACTTCACAAGATGAGGCAGAGGTTGAACGACTTCTGAACGTGCTGGAGAGCACGGATGCCGGAACTGATTTTCTGCATGAAGGCTTTCATAAAGATGATCCAAGCGAGTATACTCGCGAATGGTTTTCTTGGGCCAATGCCTTGTTTAGCGAATTGATTTTGACGTATTGCGGCTTTAAGGTTCCATCGAGCATGAATGCTCGTTCAATATAG
- a CDS encoding extracellular solute-binding protein yields the protein MAGKKTILAGTVAALTVFTAACSGNAGTNSTESPSASSASGATKTVKVAYGKWNETDNWGKWLTSVKADFEKANPGVTVQLQPIEGSQYATKIPLLMMDEKTAPEVLAEDSFMINADSEAGYLQPLDVASWEDWGKFNEGIKAAVTGTDSKIYGVPFSTDVRGLYYNKELFKQAGLPVPWEPKSWDDVLSASRTIKSKLTDIIPFWMNSGKAGQEATTMQTFEMLLYGTNDTLYEDGKWVTQSPGILSSLNFIHSIYSEGMGPKMSQVLTAQAGQVLETDLMPNQKVAIVLNGNWLTGNWSASGGKPWPEALDVYDFVKMPTEKGQEPGFTSMSGGWTLSVGAKSAEKELGFEFIKMAINEQHNKEFAMLDGALTPRTDVAADTEYTGQPGTLYGVAAEFITYTHVRPTNANYPAVSTSIQEMVEKVASGSLAPEAAMKEYATSVERTVGADKVATK from the coding sequence ATGGCAGGTAAAAAAACAATTCTGGCAGGTACGGTTGCAGCTTTAACTGTTTTCACAGCAGCATGTTCAGGAAATGCAGGCACAAACAGCACGGAAAGCCCAAGTGCATCTTCTGCTAGCGGAGCGACAAAGACGGTTAAAGTCGCTTATGGCAAATGGAATGAGACGGATAACTGGGGCAAGTGGCTGACGAGCGTGAAGGCGGATTTTGAAAAAGCGAACCCGGGTGTTACCGTTCAACTGCAGCCGATTGAAGGCTCGCAATATGCAACGAAAATTCCGCTGCTGATGATGGATGAGAAAACAGCACCTGAAGTGCTTGCAGAAGATTCCTTCATGATTAATGCTGACAGCGAAGCGGGCTACCTGCAGCCGCTAGATGTGGCTTCATGGGAAGATTGGGGCAAATTCAACGAGGGCATTAAAGCGGCTGTAACAGGTACGGACAGCAAAATTTATGGCGTGCCTTTCTCCACGGACGTTCGCGGCTTGTACTACAATAAAGAGCTGTTCAAGCAAGCAGGTCTGCCTGTGCCTTGGGAGCCGAAGAGCTGGGATGATGTACTGAGCGCTTCCCGCACGATTAAATCCAAGCTTACGGACATTATTCCTTTCTGGATGAACTCCGGCAAAGCGGGACAAGAAGCAACAACGATGCAAACCTTCGAAATGCTGCTATACGGAACTAACGACACACTTTATGAAGATGGCAAATGGGTGACGCAAAGCCCAGGCATTCTGAGCTCGCTGAATTTCATTCACTCCATCTACTCCGAGGGCATGGGTCCAAAAATGTCGCAAGTACTGACTGCTCAAGCAGGCCAAGTATTGGAGACCGATCTGATGCCGAATCAAAAAGTCGCTATCGTTCTTAACGGCAACTGGCTGACAGGCAACTGGTCCGCTAGCGGCGGCAAGCCTTGGCCGGAAGCGCTTGATGTATATGATTTCGTGAAAATGCCGACTGAGAAAGGCCAAGAGCCTGGATTCACTTCGATGTCTGGCGGCTGGACGCTTAGCGTTGGCGCGAAATCCGCTGAAAAAGAGCTTGGCTTCGAATTTATTAAAATGGCTATCAATGAGCAGCACAACAAAGAGTTCGCTATGCTGGACGGCGCTCTAACGCCTCGTACTGACGTAGCTGCTGATACGGAATACACGGGCCAGCCTGGCACGTTGTATGGCGTAGCTGCTGAATTTATTACGTACACGCATGTTCGTCCTACTAATGCGAACTATCCAGCCGTATCAACTTCGATTCAGGAAATGGTTGAGAAAGTGGCATCGGGCTCACTTGCGCCTGAGGCGGCAATGAAAGAATATGCAACAAGCGTAGAAAGAACAGTAGGCGCTGATAAAGTAGCGACGAAGTAG
- a CDS encoding sugar ABC transporter permease has product MEAINSRFPKAKRKGNGSEQWRAALFLSPSWLLLLLFFFVPAVLTFYFAFTNMALTGAAAANTQFVGFQNFTNMFQDATFRTSVGNTIVFLIFSAVVGQQVMGFLIAFLMNGRNRVFRSVVGSIVISGWVAPEVVCAFVWFAFLNDTGTANAVIQGIGFEPIAWLYTFPMVSVIIANVWHGTAFSMMVFQAALGDVPKEVEEAAMIDGASAWQRLIRITIPMISGSVVTNMVLVTLQTLGSFTLIYALTGGGPGNATETLPIYMYHQAFVNYQLGYGTAISLVLLLIGIIASLLYMKLLKVKL; this is encoded by the coding sequence ATGGAAGCGATAAACTCGCGATTTCCCAAAGCGAAAAGGAAAGGGAACGGAAGTGAACAGTGGAGGGCGGCGCTATTTTTATCGCCTAGCTGGCTGTTGCTTTTACTCTTTTTCTTCGTGCCGGCAGTTTTAACTTTTTATTTCGCGTTTACAAATATGGCTTTGACCGGAGCGGCAGCAGCGAATACGCAGTTTGTCGGGTTCCAAAACTTCACGAACATGTTTCAGGATGCGACATTCCGCACTTCTGTAGGCAACACCATCGTATTCCTCATTTTCTCGGCCGTTGTTGGCCAGCAAGTTATGGGTTTTCTTATCGCTTTTTTAATGAATGGCAGAAACCGCGTATTCCGCAGTGTTGTCGGCTCCATCGTTATTTCGGGCTGGGTAGCACCAGAAGTGGTATGTGCGTTTGTATGGTTCGCTTTTCTGAATGATACCGGAACGGCTAATGCGGTCATTCAAGGCATCGGCTTTGAGCCTATCGCTTGGCTGTATACGTTCCCAATGGTATCCGTTATTATTGCAAACGTATGGCATGGAACAGCCTTCTCGATGATGGTATTCCAGGCTGCACTAGGCGATGTGCCTAAAGAGGTTGAGGAAGCGGCAATGATCGATGGCGCTTCGGCTTGGCAGAGACTTATCCGCATTACCATTCCAATGATTAGCGGTTCAGTTGTAACGAATATGGTACTTGTAACGCTTCAAACACTAGGCTCCTTTACACTCATTTATGCGCTGACAGGTGGCGGTCCAGGAAATGCAACGGAAACGCTGCCGATCTATATGTATCATCAGGCCTTTGTCAACTATCAGCTTGGCTACGGCACAGCTATTTCTCTTGTTCTGCTGTTGATCGGTATTATTGCCAGTCTGTTGTATATGAAGCTTCTGAAAGTGAAGCTGTAG
- a CDS encoding carbohydrate ABC transporter permease: MNRFMVGRVLPYIILSFIALLFLLPMLWLVLASFDGAATLALKVPDEVTLSNYTSTLSSSDNQRSFGNGLLLALGQALLVVTAAGLASYPLSRYQLRYKRPFMYVILFATGLPITAVMVPVYQFFLYMKIQDSLFFTILFLAASALPYSIWMMKNFMDSVPLELEEAAWVDGASIWTTLRLVVAPLMLPGIFTVGIFAFAGSWGNFLVPFILLQSPQKLPAAVTIYQYFGQNGIVQYGKLAAFSIIYTIPAVALYVFGQRFMSQGFSFGGANKG; the protein is encoded by the coding sequence ATGAATCGGTTTATGGTCGGCCGGGTGCTTCCTTATATTATTTTGAGTTTTATCGCCTTATTGTTTCTGCTTCCTATGCTGTGGCTCGTATTGGCTTCGTTCGACGGAGCAGCCACTCTTGCTCTGAAGGTGCCTGATGAGGTAACGCTGAGCAATTATACCTCTACGCTGTCGAGCTCGGACAATCAGCGCTCTTTCGGCAATGGCTTGCTTCTGGCTCTTGGACAAGCGCTGCTTGTCGTCACTGCGGCGGGGCTAGCTTCTTATCCGCTGTCACGTTACCAGCTGCGGTATAAGCGTCCGTTTATGTACGTCATCCTGTTCGCAACAGGCTTGCCGATTACGGCAGTTATGGTTCCGGTTTATCAGTTTTTCCTTTACATGAAAATTCAAGATTCCCTGTTTTTCACCATTTTGTTCTTGGCCGCATCCGCGCTGCCATACTCCATCTGGATGATGAAAAACTTCATGGATTCCGTACCTTTGGAGCTGGAGGAAGCTGCTTGGGTGGACGGCGCGTCCATCTGGACGACGCTTCGCCTTGTCGTTGCTCCACTGATGCTGCCAGGCATTTTCACCGTCGGCATTTTCGCCTTTGCAGGCAGCTGGGGGAACTTCCTCGTTCCATTCATTTTGCTGCAAAGCCCGCAGAAGCTTCCTGCTGCCGTTACCATTTACCAGTATTTTGGGCAAAATGGCATCGTGCAATATGGCAAGCTGGCGGCCTTCTCGATTATTTACACGATCCCTGCGGTCGCGCTTTATGTGTTCGGCCAACGCTTTATGTCCCAAGGCTTTAGCTTTGGCGGGGCGAACAAGGGTTAA